In Planctomycetota bacterium, the DNA window CCGGGCCCTGAAATCGCTGGCCGACATGCTCAAAGGCAAGCAGGGCCGTTTTCGGGAAAACCTGCTCGGCAAGCGCGTCGATTATTCGGCCCGCTCGGTTATCGTGGTTGGCCCGGAACTGAAATTAGGCCAGTGCGGACTGCCCAAGCCGATTGCCCTGGAATTATTCCAGCCGTTTATTATCAAGCGCCTCAAGGATGACGGCCGGGTTGATACCATAAAGAGCGCCAAGAAGATGCTCGAGCGCCGTTCCGAAGAGGTCTGGGATATACTGGACGACGTGATTAAGGAACACCCGGTGCTCCTGAATCGCGCGCCGACCCTGCACCGCATCGGCATCCAGGCCTTCCAGCCCGTGCTGGTCGAAGGCAACGCCATCGCCCTGCATCCGCTGGTCTGCCCGCCGTTCAATGCCGACTTCGACGGCGACCAAATGGCCGTCCACCTGCCGCTTTCCTGGGAGGCGCAGCTGGAAACCAAAATCCTGATGATGGCCACCAAGAACATTCTTTCCCCGGCGCACGGCAACCCGGTCATCAGCGCCACCCAGGATGTGGTCCTGGGCATCAATTACCTGACCCTGGACAACCCGCAGTTCCGCAGCCCGGCCGCCGGAGCCGCCAAGGCAAAAGCAAGATATTATAACGGGTTGACCGAATCATTGATTGCCTGCGATCGTAAGGAGATTTCCGTCCATACCCCGATTAATGTCAAGATAGCCCATAAACCTGTTTATGCCAAGATCGGGCCGGACAAGCCGGCCGCTTCAGTCAATATATATAAAACCACATTAGGGCGTTTGATATTTAATAATATTTTCCCCGATGGCGATAACTATTACAACTACGAGGTGGACAAAAAGTCGCTCAATGAAATCATCTATAAATACCACAAGAAATACGGCAACGAGGCAACGGTGAAACTGCTTGACGCCATCAAGGAGTTGGGCTTTAAATGGGTCACCTTGAGCGGACTTTCCATCGGCAAGGACGACATCAAGATTCCGGTGGAGAAAGAGGCGATTATCAGGGAAGCCGAGGTTGAGGTGGCTAAAATCGAGCAGAATTACCGTAAAGGTTTGGTCACCTCGGGCGAAAGATACAACCAGATTATCGACTGCTGGACCCGGGCCAAGGAGCGGGTCGGCGATGCCATGATTAAGGGGCTGAAAGAAGACGTCCGCGACGGCAAGCCGCATCTCAATCCGGTTTATTATATGATGACTTCAGGCGCCCGGGGCAGCATCGACCAGGTCCGCCAGCTGGCCGGCATGCGCGGCCTGATGGCCAAACCGTCCGGTGAAATCATCGAGACGCCCATTAAAGCCAATTTCCGCGAGGGCCTGAGCGTCCTGGAATATTTCAGCTCCACGCACGGCGCCCGCAAGGGTTTGGCCGATACCGCCTTAAAGACATCCCAGGCCGGATACCTGACCCGGAAACTGGTTGACGTGGCCCAGAATACCATTGTCGGCACGATTGATTGCGGCACCTTAAACGGCGTTACCAAGGGCATCGTTTATAAAGGCGACCGGATCGATGTCTCCCTGGCCCAGAACATCGTCGGCCGGGTGGCCCGCGATAATATCGTCGACGTGGTGACCGATGAAATACTGGTCAAGGAAAACGAAGTGATAACCAGCGAGATTGCCAAGAAGATAGAGACCCTGGGATTCCAGAAGGTCCGGGTCCGTTCGCCGTTTACCTGCGAAGCGCCCGAAGGCATCTGCGCCCATTGCTACGGAATGGATTTGTCCACCGGCCGGCTGGTGGAAAAGGGCACGGCCGTCGGCATCATCGCCGCCGAATCCATCGGCGAGCCGGGCACCCAGCTGACCATGAGAACCTTCCATATCGGCGGCACCGCTTCCAGAACCCTGGAAGAATCCACTATCGTGGCTAAAAACTCCGGTGTTGTTAAATGCAACAATGTTAAGATGTTCACCAATCCCAAAGGCGAAACGATTGTTATCAACCGCAACGGCGAGATTATCATCGTGGACCAGAAGGACCGGGAAATCGAAAGATACACCGTTCCGGCCGGCTCCATCATCTTCTGCAAGGAAGACCAGGCCATCAAGGCGCGCCAGATGCTGGTCTCCTGGGACCCGCACAACGTCCCGATTATGACCGAAAAAGACGGCATCATCCGTTATGAAGATATCATCAAGGACAAGACCATGAAGGAGGAGACCGACCCGCGCAGCGGCATCAAGCGCAAGGTTATCATCGAGCACAAGGGCGACCTCCATCCGCAGATTATCATTGAAAACGCCAAAGGCGAAATCCAGGCCGTCTATGCCATACCCGAGAAGGCGCACCTGGAAGTTGACGAGGGTGAAAAAGTGGCCAGCGGCACCCTGTTGGCCAAGACCCCGCGCGAACTGGTGGCCTCGCAGGACATCACCGGTGGCCTGCCCCGGGTGACCGAATTATTCGAGGCCCGCAAGCCCAAGAACCCGGCCGTCATCGCCGAAATCGACGGGATGGTCGAATTCGGGGAGAAAAAACTGGGCAAGCGGACCATTATCGTCCATAACGAGGAAACCGGCATGCGGGTCGAACATACCATCCCGCCCGGCAAATACTTAAGGGTTCATCGGGGCGACCTGGTCAAGGCCGGCGAACCCTTAGTCGACGGGCCACAGGTTTTGGCTGATATCATGAGAATCAGCGGCGCGGACACCCTCTCGGAATACCTGCTCAAGGAAGTCCAGAACGTCTACCGTTCCCAGAACGTTACCATCAACGACAAGCACGTTGAGATTATCATTGCCCAGATGCTTCGCCGGGTCAAGATTGTCAAGAGCGGCGACACGGCCTTTATCGCCGGTCAGATCGTGGATAAATTCAGGTTCAAGGATGAAAACCAGAAGGTAGCCAAAAAAGACCATACCCCGGCCACGGCCAAGCCGGCCCTGATCGGCATTTCCAAGGCCACCCTGCAGTCCGACAGCTTTGTCGCCGCCGCGTCGTTCCAGGAAACCACCCGGGTCCTGACCGAAGCATCTTTATTCGGAAA includes these proteins:
- the rpoC gene encoding DNA-directed RNA polymerase subunit beta'; its protein translation is MIETVYERVNEYNAISIKVASPEEIKSWSYGEVKKPETINYRTWRPERDALFCERIFGPEKDWECFCGKYKGIKYKGIICDRCGVEITVSRVRRKRMGHINLAAPLVHIWFFKTVPSPLGAILNMKLSALERIIYYQDYVVIEVKNNKCPLKVGQIITTDQLDDYNLRYKNEFQADMGGRAIKKLLANLEVKSICADLKAKLNKLASSSPKAKEIYKRLRLFEAFTASTNKLENLVLEAVPVIPPDLRPLVHLESGSFATSDLNDLYRRLINRNNRLKKLIELNAPEVIIRNEKRMLQQALDSLFDNERCRRPVTGSNGRALKSLADMLKGKQGRFRENLLGKRVDYSARSVIVVGPELKLGQCGLPKPIALELFQPFIIKRLKDDGRVDTIKSAKKMLERRSEEVWDILDDVIKEHPVLLNRAPTLHRIGIQAFQPVLVEGNAIALHPLVCPPFNADFDGDQMAVHLPLSWEAQLETKILMMATKNILSPAHGNPVISATQDVVLGINYLTLDNPQFRSPAAGAAKAKARYYNGLTESLIACDRKEISVHTPINVKIAHKPVYAKIGPDKPAASVNIYKTTLGRLIFNNIFPDGDNYYNYEVDKKSLNEIIYKYHKKYGNEATVKLLDAIKELGFKWVTLSGLSIGKDDIKIPVEKEAIIREAEVEVAKIEQNYRKGLVTSGERYNQIIDCWTRAKERVGDAMIKGLKEDVRDGKPHLNPVYYMMTSGARGSIDQVRQLAGMRGLMAKPSGEIIETPIKANFREGLSVLEYFSSTHGARKGLADTALKTSQAGYLTRKLVDVAQNTIVGTIDCGTLNGVTKGIVYKGDRIDVSLAQNIVGRVARDNIVDVVTDEILVKENEVITSEIAKKIETLGFQKVRVRSPFTCEAPEGICAHCYGMDLSTGRLVEKGTAVGIIAAESIGEPGTQLTMRTFHIGGTASRTLEESTIVAKNSGVVKCNNVKMFTNPKGETIVINRNGEIIIVDQKDREIERYTVPAGSIIFCKEDQAIKARQMLVSWDPHNVPIMTEKDGIIRYEDIIKDKTMKEETDPRSGIKRKVIIEHKGDLHPQIIIENAKGEIQAVYAIPEKAHLEVDEGEKVASGTLLAKTPRELVASQDITGGLPRVTELFEARKPKNPAVIAEIDGMVEFGEKKLGKRTIIVHNEETGMRVEHTIPPGKYLRVHRGDLVKAGEPLVDGPQVLADIMRISGADTLSEYLLKEVQNVYRSQNVTINDKHVEIIIAQMLRRVKIVKSGDTAFIAGQIVDKFRFKDENQKVAKKDHTPATAKPALIGISKATLQSDSFVAAASFQETTRVLTEASLFGKRDNLKGIKENVIVGRIIPAGTSFGDYADLELKIKGQSKSLGDETEKILPDLEGEPVQAEAAL